A window from Cryptomeria japonica chromosome 1, Sugi_1.0, whole genome shotgun sequence encodes these proteins:
- the LOC131039771 gene encoding tetraspanin-3-like produces the protein MFRATNNIVGLLNFVTILLSIPILGGGIWLATRNSGDCLRFLQWPIIAIGSAIMLLSLAGFVGARFRVTSLLWLYLFFMLLLILAYLGCIIFAFAVTGKGEGHPVINTGFSEYKLEDFSQWMQDRVRDSGSWHNIRSCVRDAKVCKKLGDKTMYMGNVGFYQKHLSPIQVILL, from the coding sequence ATGTTTCGTGCGACGAACAACATAGTGGGGCTGCTGAACTTTGTGACAATCCTGCTGTCGATTCCCATTCTGGGTGGCGGAATTTGGCTCGCCACGCGCAACAGTGGCGATTGCCTTCGCTTTTTGCAGTGGCCCATCATTGCCATCGGCTCTGCCATTATGCTGCTCTCATTGGCAGGCTTTGTGGGCGCCCGCTTTCGAGTCACTTCTTTGCTCTGGCTTTATCTCTTCTTCATGCTGCTCCTCATTCTCGCTTACTTGGGATGTATCATTTTTGCCTTTGCAGTCACTGGTAAAGGCGAAGGCCACCCGGTAATAAACACCGGCTTTAGTGAGTACAAGCTTGAGGATTTCTCTCAGTGGATGCAGGACCGCGTCAGGGATTCCGGTAGCTGGCATAATATCAGGTCGTGTGTTCGAGATGCTAAGGTGtgtaagaagctaggtgataagaCGATGTATATGGGCAATGTCGGGTTTTATCAGAAGCATTTGAGTCCCATTCAGGTGATTCTGCTTTAG